One window of Drosophila busckii strain San Diego stock center, stock number 13000-0081.31 chromosome 3L, ASM1175060v1, whole genome shotgun sequence genomic DNA carries:
- the LOC108599114 gene encoding osteopetrosis-associated transmembrane protein 1 produces the protein MKYHRLIFFLPLWMTFFCDTSASNTCKKLLAELADAQMWFVSCNTNHAVPVEPVCERLCFGCKDKYTEMDNKYNNLLKVENCTQMYVDIDRLNIVLTTQNTLKGLWERAFCEDCFRGNNSETLSLMYANVNSCLDTPHRKDICAECSEDYTTMNNFYKNLDVQNNGKICFDMQDMMNRTRVRWSRDLKCCKREVKMTLFIICTIVLAVVPFLLFYGTAFVLTKRRERNHDMLNDREPGVDETTTESTAQLITAAVLSTPIEPQTVYNDKTEKIAKLIAVKTDTTDSIDDEERIVKPKTN, from the exons atgaagtaTCACAGGCTAATATTTTTCCTTCCATTATGGATGACTTTTTTTTGCGATACTAGCGCATCCAATACTTGCAAAAAACTATTGGCCGAGCTGGCGGACGCGCAAATGTGGTTTGTTTCGTGCAACACCAATCATGCCGTGCCTGTGGAACCAGTGTGTGAGCGACTATGCTTTGGATGCAAGGATAAGTACACAGAGATGGACAACAAGTACAATAACCTCTTAAAGGTCGAAAATTGCACCCAAATGTACGTTGACATTGATCGACTCAACATTGTGCTCACCACGCAGAACACACTTAAGGGCCTTTGGGAGCGGGCATTTTGCGAAG ATTGCTTCAGAGGGAACAACTCAGAGACGCTGAGCCTTATGTATGCGAATGTGAATAGCTGCTTGGACACACCGCATCGCAAGGATATTTGCGCCGAGTGTAGCGAGGACTATACAACAATGAACAACTTTTATAAGAACTTGGATGTACAGAATAATGGAAAAATTTGCTTTGACATGCAGGACATG ATGAACCGCACACGAGTGCGGTGGTCTAGAGATCTAAAGTGCTGCAAGCGTGAAGTAAAAATGACATTGTTTATCATCTGCACTATTGTCTTGGCGGTAGTACCCTTTCTACTCTTTTACGGCACGGCATTTGTGCTTACCAAGAGACGCGAAAGAAACCATGACATGCTTAATGACCGGGAGCCCGGCGTGGACGAAACTACTACTGAATCCACAGCACAACTCATTACTGCCGCTGTACTGTCCACACCCATAGAGCCGCAAACTGTGTATAATGATAAAACtgaaaaaattgcaaagttgATAGCGGTTAAAACTGATACAACTGACAGCATTGATGATGAGGAACGCATTGTGAAGCCAAAGACGAACTGA
- the LOC108600960 gene encoding uncharacterized protein LOC108600960 isoform X1 gives MSFSNLFLFFMEFSHLFIGCGGGGRNRRPQNEQTAHVDVCLATNVVILQARFCWSQLMYRVRETYSSYIYTNRRKMLSEASTVATTSEDTRRDGDADSHASTETLADHISITIDGEKHWVSGVDASTTCADLVCALLSYQQQPQAVSTAAASVADGLTRPKITKDLEQFKELSKLHDHVIVKQLRNCHLEEYLDGSCRILDVVPPADTAARKQCELQLRNLVRSSSRASNQQQQQQQLFSMLSISTDKDSGMGSPVGSSRSERFRRRRLKQKSLLTTTANEVKQPKEAHSNSNDRLMHIILAQDATINRQMYLLNEKEQQILKIEHAQHRVREQELGKNYLLDAYLNALPEATPCQQDISLVKDKESSNSCDHPSEELQICWLEKVYALNKQLQREEEQLLRLHGKVRKQQVRYAYQTKDDVLQQIDRLDSELTAQVADIFRVERQLLMANEQLKAKLGVLECLGLEFEAPALLQLQNGEVEANRSHQPITSNLGEDCVQNLRLTIEKPACFDPDPDVKQLLKKNSNEQVLAGTKQLDKQMFSSHKVSFISNTVQARNSNTQNRLTSALTNIQHLGTLV, from the exons ATGtctttttctaatttatttttattttttatggaaTTCTCTCATCTGTTCATAGGTTGCGGTGGCGGAGGGAGAAATCGCAGACCACAAAACGAGCAAACCGCGCACGTCGACGTTTGTTTAGCAACTAATGTCGTTATTCTCCAAGCCAGGTTTTGTTGGAGCCAGCTTATGTACAGAGTGCGAGAAACGTATTCGagttacatatatacaaacc GTAGAAAAATGTTATCGGAGGCATcaactgttgcaacaacaagtgaaGATACACGGCGAGATGGTGATGCTGACTCACATGCTTCCACAGAGACTTTGGCGGACCACATATCCATAACAATAGATGGTGAAAAACATTGGGTGTCTGGCGTGGATGCAAGCACCACCTGTGCAGATTTGGTTTGTGCGCTACTTAGTTACCAGCAGCAACCTCAGGCagtatcaacagcagcagcaagtgtagCTGACGGTCTGACTAGACCAAAGATCACCAAAGACCTGGAACAGTTCAAAGAGTTGAGTAAATTACACGATCATGTGATTGTCAAGCAGCTACGCAACTGTCACCTCGAAGAGTATTTGGATGGCAGCTGTCGTATACTCGATGTCGTACCGCCAGCAGATACTGCTGCTCGAAAACAG TGTGAGCTGCAATTGCGTAATCTCGTCAGATCGTCGTCTAGAGCAtccaatcaacaacaacagcagcagcagttgttcTCCATGCTTTCAATCTCCACGGATAAGGACAGCGGCATGGGCAGTCCGGTGGGTAGTTCACGCAGTGAACGATTTCGCCGGCGGCGTCTTAAACAAAAATCCCTGCTGACTACAACAGCAAATGAAGTAAAGCAGCCGAAAGAAGcgcattcaaattcaaatgatcGTCTCATGCATATAATATTGGCCCAAGATGCAACAATAAACAGGCAAATGTATTTGCTAAA TGAAAAGGAGCAGCAGATACTGAAAATTGAGCATGCGCAGCATCGTGTGCGTGAACAAGAGCTGGGGAAAAACTATCTTTTGGATGCGTACCTAAATGCACTACCAGAAGCAACTCCATGCCAGCAGGATATAAGTCTGGTCAAGG ACAAGGAATCATCGAACAGCTGTGACCATCCAAGCGAAGAACTGCAAATATGTTGGCTCGAAAAGGTTTATGCATTGaataagcagctgcaacgcgAGGAGGAGCAACTTTTGCGCTTACATGGAAAAGTACGCAAGCAACAGGTGCGCTACGCTTATCAAACCAAGGACGATGTCTTGCAACAAATCGATAGACTCGACTCGGAGTTGACCGCCCAAGTTGCTGACATCTTTCGCGTTGAGCGTCAACTACTTATGGCCAATGagcagctaaaagcaaaacttggCGTGCTGGAGTGTTTGGGACTAGAGTTTGAAGCGCCAGCTTTACTGCAGTTGCAAAACGGTGAAGTCGAGGCAAATCGGTCGCATCAACCAATTACTTCCAATTTGGGTGAAGATTGTGTGCAAAATTTACGTTTAACAATAGAAAAGCCGGCGTGTTTCGATCCTGATCCCGATGTGAAGCAACTGCTTAAAAAGAACTCCAATGAGCAAGTCCTAGCTGGCACTAAGCAGCTGGACAAGCAAATGTTTAGCTCGCATAAGGTAAGCTTCATATCAAATACAGTTCAAGCCAGAAATTCCAATACTCAGAATCGGTTAACGTCTGCATTAACCAACATTCAACACTTAGGCACTCTTGTTTGA
- the LOC108600960 gene encoding uncharacterized protein LOC108600960 isoform X2 → MLSEASTVATTSEDTRRDGDADSHASTETLADHISITIDGEKHWVSGVDASTTCADLVCALLSYQQQPQAVSTAAASVADGLTRPKITKDLEQFKELSKLHDHVIVKQLRNCHLEEYLDGSCRILDVVPPADTAARKQCELQLRNLVRSSSRASNQQQQQQQLFSMLSISTDKDSGMGSPVGSSRSERFRRRRLKQKSLLTTTANEVKQPKEAHSNSNDRLMHIILAQDATINRQMYLLNEKEQQILKIEHAQHRVREQELGKNYLLDAYLNALPEATPCQQDISLVKDKESSNSCDHPSEELQICWLEKVYALNKQLQREEEQLLRLHGKVRKQQVRYAYQTKDDVLQQIDRLDSELTAQVADIFRVERQLLMANEQLKAKLGVLECLGLEFEAPALLQLQNGEVEANRSHQPITSNLGEDCVQNLRLTIEKPACFDPDPDVKQLLKKNSNEQVLAGTKQLDKQMFSSHKVSFISNTVQARNSNTQNRLTSALTNIQHLGTLV, encoded by the exons ATGTTATCGGAGGCATcaactgttgcaacaacaagtgaaGATACACGGCGAGATGGTGATGCTGACTCACATGCTTCCACAGAGACTTTGGCGGACCACATATCCATAACAATAGATGGTGAAAAACATTGGGTGTCTGGCGTGGATGCAAGCACCACCTGTGCAGATTTGGTTTGTGCGCTACTTAGTTACCAGCAGCAACCTCAGGCagtatcaacagcagcagcaagtgtagCTGACGGTCTGACTAGACCAAAGATCACCAAAGACCTGGAACAGTTCAAAGAGTTGAGTAAATTACACGATCATGTGATTGTCAAGCAGCTACGCAACTGTCACCTCGAAGAGTATTTGGATGGCAGCTGTCGTATACTCGATGTCGTACCGCCAGCAGATACTGCTGCTCGAAAACAG TGTGAGCTGCAATTGCGTAATCTCGTCAGATCGTCGTCTAGAGCAtccaatcaacaacaacagcagcagcagttgttcTCCATGCTTTCAATCTCCACGGATAAGGACAGCGGCATGGGCAGTCCGGTGGGTAGTTCACGCAGTGAACGATTTCGCCGGCGGCGTCTTAAACAAAAATCCCTGCTGACTACAACAGCAAATGAAGTAAAGCAGCCGAAAGAAGcgcattcaaattcaaatgatcGTCTCATGCATATAATATTGGCCCAAGATGCAACAATAAACAGGCAAATGTATTTGCTAAA TGAAAAGGAGCAGCAGATACTGAAAATTGAGCATGCGCAGCATCGTGTGCGTGAACAAGAGCTGGGGAAAAACTATCTTTTGGATGCGTACCTAAATGCACTACCAGAAGCAACTCCATGCCAGCAGGATATAAGTCTGGTCAAGG ACAAGGAATCATCGAACAGCTGTGACCATCCAAGCGAAGAACTGCAAATATGTTGGCTCGAAAAGGTTTATGCATTGaataagcagctgcaacgcgAGGAGGAGCAACTTTTGCGCTTACATGGAAAAGTACGCAAGCAACAGGTGCGCTACGCTTATCAAACCAAGGACGATGTCTTGCAACAAATCGATAGACTCGACTCGGAGTTGACCGCCCAAGTTGCTGACATCTTTCGCGTTGAGCGTCAACTACTTATGGCCAATGagcagctaaaagcaaaacttggCGTGCTGGAGTGTTTGGGACTAGAGTTTGAAGCGCCAGCTTTACTGCAGTTGCAAAACGGTGAAGTCGAGGCAAATCGGTCGCATCAACCAATTACTTCCAATTTGGGTGAAGATTGTGTGCAAAATTTACGTTTAACAATAGAAAAGCCGGCGTGTTTCGATCCTGATCCCGATGTGAAGCAACTGCTTAAAAAGAACTCCAATGAGCAAGTCCTAGCTGGCACTAAGCAGCTGGACAAGCAAATGTTTAGCTCGCATAAGGTAAGCTTCATATCAAATACAGTTCAAGCCAGAAATTCCAATACTCAGAATCGGTTAACGTCTGCATTAACCAACATTCAACACTTAGGCACTCTTGTTTGA